In Aedes albopictus strain Foshan chromosome 3, AalbF5, whole genome shotgun sequence, the following are encoded in one genomic region:
- the LOC134290260 gene encoding uncharacterized protein LOC134290260 produces the protein MNVNREVDIVEEQLQSNSLEDLNSCSSSILNSPDREDMLVDDDDYDDGINVTLLSSSIVKDSAEEPLRKNTAEKKPDASATTSGSKNGISNDSGANVPSTVVVPKDMKLKRLNGAAKKRFRYLVDHGHSRDEARVSAEKPFRVPQPDPIKRRRNADLSESTSSDTNPPKRLASQIDRGHTYQVRSSVQGRLEQAKKDNLSLDPKEAAVGSGPHKPLYSEVTNYIRIGILPEGFPNIELSTQQLTMTQNEILKNVAAQRKEPVKPKFGNCLFRPGHMIVICKNQDTANWLKAKISLIQPWENACLIAVEEKDIPRPEVLVGFFPRSEQDTNDEILAFVESQNEGLVVDAWRVLKRYVVKQHHVELVFTVDDVSLKSLENCKFTIDYKFGVAYLRKRNLKEEGTEALQLSITISSKQLNIIIFQCSGPPTPRCITFTMQLRLFEVVF, from the coding sequence ATGAATGTCAATAGAGAAGTCGATATCGTTGAAGAACAGCTGCAAAGTAATTCTTTAGAGGATTTGAACTCTTGCTCCTCATCTATTCTTAATTCCCCTGATCGAGAAGATATGTTGGTAGATGACGATGATTACGACGATGGAATAAACGTCACTTTATTGTCATCATCAATAGTGAAGGATTCTGCTGAAGAACCTCTTCGTAAAAATACAGCGGAAAAGAAGCCAGATGCTTCTGCCACAACCTCTGGCTCGAAAAATGGCATAAGTAATGATAGCGGTGCTAATGTGCCATCCACCGTGGTAGTTCCAAAGGACATGAAGCTGAAACGTCTTAATGGAGCTGCAAAAAAGAGGTTTAGGTACCTTGTTGATCACGGGCATAGCCGTGATGAGGCCCGAGTCTCAGCAGAGAAGCCTTTCCGTGTTCCTCAGCCCGATCCAATTAAACGTCGCAGGAACGCTGACCTGAGCGAATCTACTTCTAGCGACACAAATCCTCCAAAAAGGCTTGCTAGTCAGATTGATAGAGGACACACTTATCAAGTAAGGTCCTCAGTTCAAGGTCGACTAGAACAAGCTAAAAAGGATAACCTGTCGCTAGATCCTAAAGAGGCAGCTGTAGGCAGTGGACCTCATAAACCGTTATACTCAGAGGTGACGAACTATATTAGAATTGGCATTCTCCCTGAAGGCTTTCCTAATATAGAACTCAGTACTCAACAACTAACGATGACGCAAAatgaaatactgaaaaatgttGCTGCGCAAAGAAAGGAGCCAGTTAAACCTAAGTTTGGCAACTGTTTGTTCCGACCAGGGCATATGATCGTCATCTGCAAGAACCAAGACACAGCCAATTGGTTAAAGGCTAAAATTTCCCTAATCCAACCTTGGGAGAATGCATGCCTTATTGCAGTTGAGGAGAAAGATATACCCAGGCCCGAAGTATTAGTAGGATTTTTCCCACGAAGCGAACAGGATACAAACGACGAAATCCTCGCCTTTGTGGAAAGCCAGAATGAAGGCCTTGTAGTTGATGCTTGGAGGGTTCTTAAGAGATACGTGGTAAAACAACATCACGTGGAACTCGTTTTCACTGTAGATGATGTTTCCTTGAAGTCTCTGGAAAACTGCAAGTTTACAATAGACTACAAATTTGGAGTGGCCTATTTAAGAAAACGAAATTTGAAGGAAGAGGGCACTGAAG